In Vespa crabro chromosome 13, iyVesCrab1.2, whole genome shotgun sequence, one DNA window encodes the following:
- the LOC124428891 gene encoding BTB/POZ domain-containing protein 6-B isoform X2: MYTDAESPSNVSDSPPSVSPLSSSIVLQREGIINQPPSAPTSPLSSLSSPVTHLNLSSPEDCTQDPNWQATKTTVRERNAAMFNNHLMADIIFIVGSPGHTQTIPAHKYVLATGSSVFYAMFYGGLAENKQDIEVPDVEPAAFLALLRYMYCDEVQLEADTVLATLYVAKKYIVPHLARACVNYLETSLTAKNACLLLSQSRLFEEPDLMQRCWEVIDAQAEMALRSDGFVDIDIHTLESVLSRETLNCKEIYVWDAALRWASAECLRQDLEPTSANQRQLLGSALYLIRLPAMNLEEFANSAAQTGILTQQETIDVFLHFTASNRPMLCFPTKARQGLKTQVCHRFQSCAYRSNQWRYRGRCDSIQFSVDKRIFVVGFGLYGSSTGAADYNVRIELKRLGCVLSENSTKFFSDGSSSTFHVYFENPIQIEPECFYTASAILDGVELSYFGQEGMTEATVGSVNFQFQCSSESTNGTGVQGGQIPELIFYGPPSDD, encoded by the exons ATGTATACTGACg CGGAATCTCCGAGCAATGTATCAGATTCCCCACCATCGGTAAGCCCTCTGTCTTCTTCCATTGTATTGCAACGAGAGGGAATAATAAATCAGCCCCCTAGTGCTCCTACATCACCACTGTCTTCCTTATCATCGCCCGTAACTCATTTGAATCTTTCATCACCCGAAGACTGTACACAAGATCCTAATTGGCAAGCAACAAAAACTACTGTCCGTGAACGTAATGCTGCTATGTTCAATAACCACCTCATGgcagatattatttttattgttggtagTCCAG GTCATACACAAACTATACCAGCGCACAAGTATGTCTTAGCTACTGGTAGTTCCGTATTTTATGCTATGTTTTATGGTGGACTAGcagaaaataaacaagataTAGAAGTACCAGATGTAGAGCCAGCAGCTTTCCTTGCTCTGTTAAG GTATATGTACTGTGATGAAGTACAACTAGAAGCTGATACAGTTTTAGCAACCCTTTACGTtgctaaaaaatatatagttcCACACTTAGCACGTGCATGTGTCAATTATTTGGAAACAAGTTTGACTGCTAAGAATGCATGTTTACTTCTAAGCCAATCTCGATTATTTGAAGAACCAGACCTTATGCAACGATGCTGGGAAGTTATAGATGCTCAA GCAGAAATGGCACTAAGATCCGATGGTTTTGTAGACATTGACATTCATACACTTGAATCTGTCTTATCTCGAGAAACATTAAATTGTAAAGAGATTTATGTGTGGGATGCTGCATTAAGATGGGCTTCTGCTGAGTGTTTAAGACAAGATCTTGAGCCCACATCCGCGAATCAACGACAATTATTag gATCTGCCTTGTATCTAATTCGACTTCCAGCTATGAATTTAGAGGAATTTGCTAATAGTGCCGCACAAACTGGTATACTGACACAACAAGAAACAATAGATGTTTTTCTACACTTCACTGCAAGTAACAGACCGATGCTATGCTTTCCTACAAAAGCTCGACAAGGATTAAAAACTCAG GTTTGTCATAGATTCCAATCATGCGCTTATAGATCAAATCAGTGGCGCTACAGAGGAAGATGTGATTCAATCCAGTTCAGTGTTGACAAAAGAATTTTTGTGGTTGGTTTTGGTTTATATGGAAGCTCTACTGGTGCTGCGGACTATAATGTTAGAATAGAACTTAAGAGGCTGGGCTGTGTCTTGTCAGAAAATagtacaaaatttttttctgatGGATCAAGCAGTACATTTCACGTGTACTTTGAAAATCCTATACAAATAGAACCAGAGTGCTTTTATACAGCAAGTGCAATACTCGATGGTGTAGAATTAAGTTATTTTGGTCAAGAAGGTATGACAGAGGCTACGGTTGGCAGTGTAAACTTTCAATTTCAGTGTAGTTCTGAAAGTACTAATGGTACAGGTGTTCAAGGTGGACAGATACctgaattgattttttatggACCACCATCAGATGATTGA
- the LOC124428891 gene encoding BTB/POZ domain-containing protein 6-B isoform X1, whose amino-acid sequence MSNLYSKITAKPLQRYQDNVTVKQTNAWVNAESPSNVSDSPPSVSPLSSSIVLQREGIINQPPSAPTSPLSSLSSPVTHLNLSSPEDCTQDPNWQATKTTVRERNAAMFNNHLMADIIFIVGSPGHTQTIPAHKYVLATGSSVFYAMFYGGLAENKQDIEVPDVEPAAFLALLRYMYCDEVQLEADTVLATLYVAKKYIVPHLARACVNYLETSLTAKNACLLLSQSRLFEEPDLMQRCWEVIDAQAEMALRSDGFVDIDIHTLESVLSRETLNCKEIYVWDAALRWASAECLRQDLEPTSANQRQLLGSALYLIRLPAMNLEEFANSAAQTGILTQQETIDVFLHFTASNRPMLCFPTKARQGLKTQVCHRFQSCAYRSNQWRYRGRCDSIQFSVDKRIFVVGFGLYGSSTGAADYNVRIELKRLGCVLSENSTKFFSDGSSSTFHVYFENPIQIEPECFYTASAILDGVELSYFGQEGMTEATVGSVNFQFQCSSESTNGTGVQGGQIPELIFYGPPSDD is encoded by the exons ATGTCTAACTTATACTCGAAGATCACCGCCAAGCCGTTGCAACGGTATCAAGATAACGTCACGGTCAAGCAAACCAATGCTTGGGTCAACg CGGAATCTCCGAGCAATGTATCAGATTCCCCACCATCGGTAAGCCCTCTGTCTTCTTCCATTGTATTGCAACGAGAGGGAATAATAAATCAGCCCCCTAGTGCTCCTACATCACCACTGTCTTCCTTATCATCGCCCGTAACTCATTTGAATCTTTCATCACCCGAAGACTGTACACAAGATCCTAATTGGCAAGCAACAAAAACTACTGTCCGTGAACGTAATGCTGCTATGTTCAATAACCACCTCATGgcagatattatttttattgttggtagTCCAG GTCATACACAAACTATACCAGCGCACAAGTATGTCTTAGCTACTGGTAGTTCCGTATTTTATGCTATGTTTTATGGTGGACTAGcagaaaataaacaagataTAGAAGTACCAGATGTAGAGCCAGCAGCTTTCCTTGCTCTGTTAAG GTATATGTACTGTGATGAAGTACAACTAGAAGCTGATACAGTTTTAGCAACCCTTTACGTtgctaaaaaatatatagttcCACACTTAGCACGTGCATGTGTCAATTATTTGGAAACAAGTTTGACTGCTAAGAATGCATGTTTACTTCTAAGCCAATCTCGATTATTTGAAGAACCAGACCTTATGCAACGATGCTGGGAAGTTATAGATGCTCAA GCAGAAATGGCACTAAGATCCGATGGTTTTGTAGACATTGACATTCATACACTTGAATCTGTCTTATCTCGAGAAACATTAAATTGTAAAGAGATTTATGTGTGGGATGCTGCATTAAGATGGGCTTCTGCTGAGTGTTTAAGACAAGATCTTGAGCCCACATCCGCGAATCAACGACAATTATTag gATCTGCCTTGTATCTAATTCGACTTCCAGCTATGAATTTAGAGGAATTTGCTAATAGTGCCGCACAAACTGGTATACTGACACAACAAGAAACAATAGATGTTTTTCTACACTTCACTGCAAGTAACAGACCGATGCTATGCTTTCCTACAAAAGCTCGACAAGGATTAAAAACTCAG GTTTGTCATAGATTCCAATCATGCGCTTATAGATCAAATCAGTGGCGCTACAGAGGAAGATGTGATTCAATCCAGTTCAGTGTTGACAAAAGAATTTTTGTGGTTGGTTTTGGTTTATATGGAAGCTCTACTGGTGCTGCGGACTATAATGTTAGAATAGAACTTAAGAGGCTGGGCTGTGTCTTGTCAGAAAATagtacaaaatttttttctgatGGATCAAGCAGTACATTTCACGTGTACTTTGAAAATCCTATACAAATAGAACCAGAGTGCTTTTATACAGCAAGTGCAATACTCGATGGTGTAGAATTAAGTTATTTTGGTCAAGAAGGTATGACAGAGGCTACGGTTGGCAGTGTAAACTTTCAATTTCAGTGTAGTTCTGAAAGTACTAATGGTACAGGTGTTCAAGGTGGACAGATACctgaattgattttttatggACCACCATCAGATGATTGA